From the genome of Miscanthus floridulus cultivar M001 chromosome 10, ASM1932011v1, whole genome shotgun sequence, one region includes:
- the LOC136489036 gene encoding uncharacterized protein yields the protein MVAKNKSKNKGKSVDEEASLKVIENTEFVAMRKMQRQLPKPSTSEAELDLLVAHGLLQEKCLSNFSGPELGEKWFYISKPALSFSHDLSVLPVPLSIWKDKISSAERAALKPVLARVAVLKQASLSGNCIVASFLRRRVQPLMQRVHYGFEYTGPSDPSRLVPDVELPEEVILERLGRILGGVSVMPARVEEYDAAHPPPELEIAVAGGGGAVVEEPAEEGDEDDDAVAGPVVVAATGPGSSSARLITGLFEGHHSYVEYVPDPRIAQYILSSRKRKSEVAAKHILPKRQRSIRQIASTEGRSVVLSEVETEDEVPLITRPRKPAPCAPSVTVVSASVLEALPIPSFEVVEDDLFDVPLPNLGFSGVAGNFKKVIKPSEDTSSSLALDAGGPLQDFTAASLPRIASPAPRVEEEAIGTPVSPPMEHRVEVNLGSPFAAPILPTGLSLLDNLEAAAREDAVNGEPADNNPSSVAAVDAAGTSSAGQPLTSTPSTLLLTQGGEELVQLGRVERLSELVSLWENFSGAYGAKLKSLFQDQDVLFGPHEAQFTAIAEANLKRKEDELARTEVVLTYEKAQRALMESALNAKVLEAEKVRDSSLQAVTAAQNEVSALKKEKTALVKDKESWQKEREEMVNTLRTSQNQAESVSSSSDIKLKEAQDLFAQAKLIRSGADRDLVQALKSVQDLQEKLAAAHDQFRALQTKLTGAQDQFRALYEAVKPIIAAVCRQEDFAQGLRGIIPVLSTRFFEFVKGGFYRCVNNVISFIRVATPDAPLQQIVDPSVTAEFAQRWDEAKVELGGLTDQILEQMDVLPAVPPAP from the exons ATGGTGgcgaagaacaagagcaagaataaGGGCAAATCTGTCGACGAGGAGGCGTCGCTCAAGGTGATCGAGAACACCGAATTTGTTGCGATGCGGAAAATGCAGAGGCAACTCCCCAAGCCGTCGACTTCGGAGGCGGAGTTGGATCTGCTTGTTGCTCATGGCCTTCTTCAGGAGAAATGTCTCTCTAATTTCTCTGGTCCTG AATTGGGCGAGAAGTGGTTTTATATTTCAAAACCTGCTCTTTCCTTTTCTCATGATCTTTCTGTTCTTCCCGTTCCCCTCTCTATTTGGAAAGATAAAATCTCTTCTGCTGAGCGTGCTGCTCTGAAGCCTGTACTCGCTCGAGTTGCAGTGCTTAAACAGGCAAGCTTAAGTGGCAATTGTATAGTTGCCAGTTTCTTGCGTCGCCGGGTGCAACCTCTTATGCAGAGGGTGCATTACGGCTTTGAATATACTGGGCCCTCAGATCCTTCCCGACTTGTTCCTGATGTCGAGTTGCCTGAGGAGGTCATTCTTGAACGCCTGGGGCGTATTCTGGGTGGGGTCTCTGTGATGCCTGCTCGTGTTGAAGAGTATGATGCTGCTCATCCTCCTCCTGAG CTTGAGATAGCTGTTGCTGGTGGTGGCGGGGCTGTTGTTGAAGAGCCCGCCGAAgaaggagatgaagatgatgatgctgttgcCGGTCCTGTGGTAGTTGCTGCTACCGGGCCGGGTTCTTCTTCTGCCAGGTTGATTACTGGCTTGTTTGAAGGTCACCACTCCTACGTTGAGTATGTTCCTGATCCTCGAATTGCTCAATATATCTTGTCATCCAGGAAGCGGAAGTCAGAGGTTGCTGCTAAGCATATTTTACCCAAGAGGCAACGTTCAATTCGTCAGATTGCCTCAACAG AAGGCCGGTCTGTTGTCTTGAGCGAGGTGGAgactgaggatgaggtccccttgATCACTCGACC TCGGAAACCGGCACCTTGTGCCCCTTCTGTGACAGTTGTATCTGCTTCTGTCCTGGAGGCCCTCCCAATCccctcctttgaggtggttgaggatgatttgttCGATGTGCCTCTCCCGAATCTTGGCTTCTCAGGGGTGGCTGGAAACTTTAAGAAGGTTATCAA GCCTTCGGAGGATACTTCTTCTTCCCTGGCTCTTGATGCTGGTGGACCTCTACAAGATTTTACTGCTG CTTCTCTTCCACGTATTGCCTCTCCTGCTCCGCGTGTTGAGGAGGAGGCTATTGGAACTCCGGTGTCTCCTCCAATGGAGCACCGAGTTGAAGTGAACTTAGGCAGCCCTTTTGCTGCTCCTATTCTGCCGACCGGGTTGTCCCTGTTGGACAACCTCGAAGCAGCTGCTCGGGAGGATGCAGTGAATGGGGAGCCGGCTGATAATAATCCTTCGTCTGTTGCTGCTGTGGATGCTGCTGGTACTTCTAGTGCCGGCCAGCCTTTGACTTCTACTCCAAGTACTCTCCTGTTAACTCAGGGTGGGGAGGAGTTGGTCCAACTCGGTCGTGTTGAGCGGCTGTCTGAGTTGGTTTCTTTGTGGGAGAATTTCTCGGGCGCGTATGGCGCCAAACTCAag TCTTTATTTCAAGATCAGGATGTCTTGTTCGGTCCTCATGAGGCGCAATTTACTGCCATTGCTGAAGCCAATTTGAAAAGAAAGGAAGATGAGCTGGCTCGGACTGAAGTTGTCCTGACTTATGAGAAGGCGCAGCGTGCTCTGATGGAGTCCGCCCTCAATGCTAAGGTGCTTGAGGCTGAGAAGGTGCGCGACTCATCTTTGCAGGCTGTTACTGCTGCTCAGAATGAGGTCTCCGCgttgaagaaagaaaaaactG ctcttgtTAAGGATAAGGAGAGTTGGCAGAAAGAACGAGAGGAGATGGTCAATACCCTCCGTACTTCTCAAAATCAAGCCGAGTCTGTAAGTTCTTCTTCTGATATCAAATTGAAAGAGGCCCAAGATTTATTTGCTCAGGCCAAGCTGATTAGATCTGGAGCTGACCGTGACCTTGTTCAGGCTTTGAAGTCAGTGCAAGATTTGCAGGAGAAGTTAGCAGCTGCCCATGATCAATTCCGGGCTCTCCAAACTAAGCTGACAGGTGCCCAAGATCAATTCCGGGCTCTTTATGAAGCTGTGAAGCCTATTATTGCTGCTGTTTGTCGCCAGGAGGACTTTGCTCAAGGGTTGAGAGGCATTATCCCGGTGTTGTCAACTCGATTTTTTGAGTTTGTCAAGGGTGGTTTTTACCGTTGTGTAAACAATGTTATATCCTTCATCCGGGTTGCCACTCCTGATGCTCCGCTTCAGCAGATTGTAGATCCTTCCGTGACTGCAGAGTTTGCGCAGCGATGGGATGAGGCGAAGGTGGAGCTTGGTGGTCTTACAGACCAAATCTTGGAACAGATGGATGTGCTTCCTGCTGTGCCTCCAGCTCCTTAG